In one window of Gemmatimonadaceae bacterium DNA:
- a CDS encoding MFS transporter, giving the protein MATPVDTRRDTTESELTASGAAGGALAGSGALAKVGRYRWTICALLFFATTINYIDRQVIGILGPTLQRDLGWNEQQFADVVSWFTIAYAIGFLFAGRIMDRFGTRRGFAGSVTVWSLSAMGMALARTASGFSIARFVLGLGESGNFPASIKTVAEWFPSRERALATGVFNAGSNVGAIITPILVPWIALNWGWRPAFIATGALGFLWLIPWLMIYRPPREHPKCGPAELAHISSEPVESGRGKRVRWTQLVRHRQTWAFAVGKLMTDPIWWFYLYWLPKFLDSRYGIKLSQIAMPLIVIYLLADVGSVFGGYLSGAFIKRGWSVNAGRKTTMLIAALVIVPTMFAPSATNMWVAVVIVGVAAAAHQWWSANIFTLSSDMFPQYAVGSVVGIGGFFGAIGGTLFQRGTGWVLQHNGSNYTPIFFVCGTAYVAALIVIHLLAPRLERASLDKDTAADRD; this is encoded by the coding sequence ATGGCGACCCCAGTCGATACGCGGCGAGACACGACGGAATCGGAGCTGACGGCGTCCGGTGCCGCCGGGGGTGCGCTCGCCGGGAGCGGTGCGCTCGCCAAGGTGGGACGGTATCGCTGGACGATCTGCGCGCTGCTCTTCTTCGCGACGACGATCAACTACATCGACCGCCAAGTCATCGGCATCCTCGGCCCGACGCTCCAGCGCGATCTTGGATGGAACGAGCAGCAGTTCGCCGACGTCGTGTCGTGGTTCACGATCGCGTACGCGATCGGGTTCCTGTTCGCCGGGCGCATCATGGACCGCTTCGGCACGCGGCGCGGCTTTGCCGGGTCGGTCACGGTGTGGAGTCTATCCGCGATGGGAATGGCGCTCGCGCGGACGGCATCGGGTTTCAGCATCGCTCGCTTCGTCCTCGGCCTTGGCGAGTCAGGAAACTTCCCGGCGTCGATCAAGACGGTCGCCGAATGGTTCCCGTCGCGCGAACGCGCGCTGGCGACCGGCGTGTTCAACGCGGGGTCGAACGTCGGCGCGATCATCACGCCGATCCTCGTGCCGTGGATCGCGCTCAACTGGGGATGGCGGCCGGCGTTCATCGCGACGGGTGCGCTCGGATTCCTGTGGCTGATTCCGTGGCTCATGATCTATCGGCCGCCGCGCGAGCACCCGAAGTGCGGCCCCGCCGAGTTGGCGCACATCTCGAGCGAGCCGGTCGAATCGGGGAGGGGGAAGCGCGTCCGGTGGACACAGCTGGTGCGCCACCGCCAGACGTGGGCGTTCGCCGTCGGCAAGCTGATGACGGACCCCATCTGGTGGTTCTATCTATACTGGCTGCCGAAGTTTCTCGACTCGCGATACGGCATCAAGCTGTCGCAGATCGCGATGCCGCTCATCGTCATCTATCTGCTCGCCGACGTCGGCTCGGTGTTCGGCGGATATCTCTCCGGCGCGTTTATCAAGCGCGGCTGGTCGGTGAACGCGGGGCGGAAGACGACGATGCTCATCGCGGCGCTGGTGATCGTGCCGACGATGTTCGCGCCGTCGGCGACGAACATGTGGGTCGCGGTCGTGATCGTCGGCGTGGCGGCGGCGGCGCACCAATGGTGGTCAGCGAACATCTTCACGCTGTCGAGCGACATGTTCCCGCAGTACGCGGTCGGCTCGGTGGTCGGCATCGGCGGATTCTTCGGCGCGATCGGCGGTACGCTGTTCCAGCGCGGCACGGGCTGGGTGCTGCAGCACAACGGCAGCAACTACACGCCGATCTTCTTCGTGTGCGGCACGGCGTACGTCGCCGCGCTGATCGTGATTCATCTTCTCGCGCCGCGGCTCGAGCGCGCGTCGCTCGACAAAGACACTGCCGCCGACAGGGACTGA
- a CDS encoding tagaturonate reductase: MNAPPRLSRELVASPFMADRVDVEAPPPGALDLPERVVQFGTGAFLRGFAAWFIDEANRAGRFGGSIVAIASTDSKRDAVLNAQDGLYTLAIQGGSTHVGPERPRNRIIASLSRALSAGTQWDDVLKLARDPNIQLVISNTTEVGLTLDAADAPDANPPRSFPAKLTRFLRERARAFDYDASRGLVVLPCELVDDNGAILERLVRETAASWRLGTRFSGWMDQAVVFCNTLVDRIVPGAPSRAEIDRFERVHGYRDGMLTACESYALFAIEGDDDLRARLQFPGEDPRVVVAPDIRPYRERKIRLLNGGHTIVVPVALLAGLVTVRDAVRDRRVGAFLRRAMLDEIAPNLDAPGAEAFASDVLRRFDNAYIDHALVDITLHGTTKMRVRVVPSILAAASRTGRPPAALAFGFAAFLAFMRGDVQAERRSAGLAVPPDAEGERVRTVWQSLTPRTEDEFLELARRVCADESLWGTDLAAIPAFVELVGEHLMRICANGVLSALDAQLTESVTLT, encoded by the coding sequence ATGAACGCACCGCCGAGGCTTTCACGCGAGCTCGTGGCGTCGCCGTTCATGGCGGACCGCGTCGACGTGGAAGCACCGCCGCCGGGAGCGCTCGATCTGCCCGAGCGCGTCGTGCAGTTCGGGACCGGCGCTTTTTTGCGCGGGTTCGCCGCGTGGTTCATCGACGAAGCGAATCGCGCCGGCCGGTTCGGGGGATCGATCGTCGCGATCGCGTCGACCGACAGCAAGCGCGACGCCGTGCTGAACGCGCAGGACGGATTGTACACGCTGGCGATTCAGGGCGGTTCCACTCACGTCGGACCCGAGCGGCCGCGAAATCGGATCATCGCGTCGCTGAGCCGCGCGCTGTCGGCGGGGACGCAGTGGGACGACGTGCTGAAGCTCGCACGCGATCCGAACATCCAGCTCGTGATCTCGAATACGACGGAGGTTGGGCTCACGCTCGACGCCGCCGACGCGCCCGACGCGAATCCGCCTCGTTCGTTCCCGGCGAAGCTCACGCGATTTCTCCGGGAGCGCGCCCGCGCGTTTGACTACGACGCGTCGCGCGGCCTCGTCGTTCTCCCGTGCGAGCTCGTGGACGACAACGGTGCCATCCTCGAGCGCCTCGTGCGCGAGACGGCGGCTTCATGGCGGCTCGGCACGAGATTCAGTGGCTGGATGGATCAGGCGGTCGTGTTCTGCAACACGCTCGTCGACCGAATCGTTCCGGGCGCGCCGTCGCGCGCAGAGATCGACCGGTTCGAGCGGGTGCACGGCTATCGTGACGGCATGCTGACGGCGTGCGAGAGCTACGCGCTCTTCGCGATCGAAGGCGACGACGACCTGCGCGCGCGGCTCCAGTTTCCCGGCGAGGATCCGCGAGTCGTCGTCGCCCCCGACATTCGGCCGTATCGTGAGCGAAAGATCCGCCTGCTGAACGGGGGACACACGATCGTCGTGCCGGTGGCGCTGCTCGCGGGTCTCGTGACCGTGCGCGACGCCGTGCGCGACCGTCGGGTCGGCGCGTTTCTCCGCCGCGCCATGCTCGACGAGATCGCGCCAAATCTCGATGCTCCGGGCGCGGAAGCCTTCGCCAGCGACGTGCTACGGCGGTTCGACAACGCGTACATCGACCACGCGCTTGTCGACATCACGCTGCACGGCACTACCAAGATGCGCGTCCGCGTCGTGCCGTCGATCCTGGCGGCCGCGTCGCGAACGGGCCGGCCGCCGGCCGCGTTGGCCTTCGGTTTCGCGGCCTTTCTCGCCTTCATGCGCGGTGACGTGCAAGCCGAGCGACGGTCCGCGGGACTGGCCGTGCCGCCGGATGCCGAGGGAGAGCGCGTCCGCACCGTCTGGCAGTCGCTCACGCCGCGTACCGAGGACGAGTTCCTGGAGCTCGCCCGGCGTGTGTGTGCGGACGAATCGCTCTGGGGCACGGATCTGGCCGCGATCCCCGCTTTCGTCGAGTTGGTCGGCGAGCACCTCATGCGAATCTGCGCGAACGGGGTACTTTCAGCGCTCGACGCCCAGCTCACGGAATCGGTGACGCTCACATGA
- a CDS encoding bifunctional 4-hydroxy-2-oxoglutarate aldolase/2-dehydro-3-deoxy-phosphogluconate aldolase, protein MTVPAPRSTAEMMPDRLRAARVVPVITIDDPDDAVPLARALSTGGLTCAEITFRTPRAAEAIRRISAEAPDLLAGAGTVLTPAQVDAARDAGAQFVVAPGLNPRVVEHCKALGLPVYPGIATPTEVEAALELGLTTLKFFPAEPMGGLGYLKAIAAPFVGVNFMPTGGVSATNVAAYLAFDRVVACGGSWMAPTDWIAAKQFDRIREESRRASDIAHGRAQAAVAPAGAFA, encoded by the coding sequence ATGACAGTTCCCGCCCCGCGCTCGACAGCCGAAATGATGCCCGACCGCCTGCGCGCCGCGCGCGTCGTGCCGGTCATCACGATCGACGATCCCGACGACGCCGTCCCGCTCGCGCGCGCTCTCTCGACCGGCGGCCTGACGTGCGCCGAAATCACGTTTCGCACGCCGCGCGCCGCGGAAGCGATTCGACGAATCTCGGCCGAGGCGCCGGATCTACTCGCCGGTGCCGGCACGGTGCTGACGCCCGCGCAGGTCGATGCCGCGCGCGACGCCGGCGCGCAATTCGTCGTCGCGCCGGGACTCAATCCGCGAGTCGTCGAGCACTGCAAGGCGCTCGGGCTTCCCGTGTACCCGGGCATCGCGACGCCGACGGAGGTGGAGGCGGCGCTCGAGCTGGGCCTCACCACACTCAAGTTCTTTCCCGCCGAACCGATGGGTGGACTCGGCTACCTGAAAGCGATCGCGGCGCCGTTCGTCGGCGTGAACTTCATGCCGACGGGGGGAGTCAGCGCCACGAACGTCGCGGCGTATCTCGCGTTCGATCGCGTCGTCGCGTGCGGCGGGTCGTGGATGGCGCCCACCGACTGGATCGCCGCGAAACAGTTCGACCGCATTCGCGAGGAGTCGCGCCGCGCGTCGGACATCGCGCACGGGCGCGCGCAGGCGGCGGTCGCCCCGGCCGGAGCGTTCGCGTGA
- a CDS encoding sugar kinase — protein MSCVVALGEVMLRLKSPAFERLFQSPTLEATFGGAEANVAASLAQFGIHARFVSAVPANNVGDACLSSLRAFGVDVSAVRRSGERLGVYFLENGTNQRPSRVTYDRAGSSIASARAADFDWNAVFADADWFHITGVTPAISASAAELSVAAAKTARERGLTVSCDFNFRKSLWKYGKRAPEVMRELVSFATIGVANEEDCQNALGIEADVNVEGGDLAHEKYRALAEKVLAAFPKLEKLAITLRESHSADHNGWSAVLHNRKQMLGSRHYDIADIVDRVGAGDSFAAGLIYGLRQYRDDGKALEFATAASCLKHSISGDINRVGVAEVEALMAGDASGRVKR, from the coding sequence GTGAGCTGCGTCGTCGCGCTCGGCGAGGTGATGTTGCGACTCAAATCGCCGGCGTTCGAGCGGCTGTTCCAGTCGCCGACGCTCGAGGCGACGTTCGGCGGGGCCGAGGCGAACGTCGCGGCGTCGCTCGCGCAATTCGGCATTCACGCCCGATTCGTGAGCGCGGTGCCGGCGAACAACGTCGGCGATGCGTGCCTCTCCTCGCTCCGCGCGTTCGGCGTCGACGTTTCGGCCGTACGCCGATCCGGAGAACGACTCGGCGTCTATTTTCTCGAGAACGGAACGAACCAACGTCCGTCGCGCGTCACGTACGACCGCGCCGGGTCGTCCATCGCGTCGGCTCGGGCGGCGGACTTCGATTGGAACGCGGTCTTCGCGGACGCGGACTGGTTCCACATCACCGGCGTGACGCCGGCGATCAGCGCTTCGGCGGCCGAGTTGTCGGTCGCGGCGGCCAAGACGGCGCGAGAGCGCGGCCTTACCGTCTCGTGCGACTTCAACTTCCGGAAGAGCCTCTGGAAGTACGGCAAGCGCGCCCCCGAAGTGATGCGCGAGCTCGTGAGCTTCGCGACCATCGGCGTGGCGAACGAAGAAGACTGTCAGAACGCGCTCGGCATCGAGGCTGACGTGAACGTCGAGGGCGGCGACTTGGCGCACGAGAAATACCGTGCTCTCGCCGAGAAGGTGCTGGCCGCTTTTCCGAAGCTGGAGAAGCTCGCGATCACGCTGCGGGAAAGTCACAGCGCGGATCACAACGGCTGGAGCGCCGTGCTGCACAACCGGAAGCAGATGCTCGGGAGCCGGCATTACGACATCGCCGACATCGTGGATCGTGTCGGCGCCGGCGACTCGTTCGCGGCCGGCCTGATCTATGGATTACGGCAGTATCGCGACGACGGCAAGGCACTCGAGTTCGCGACCGCGGCGTCGTGCCTCAAGCACTCGATCTCCGGCGACATCAATCGTGTCGGCGTCGCCGAGGTCGAAGCGTTGATGGCCGGCGACGCGAGCGGCCGAGTGAAGCGCTAG